A genomic stretch from Corynebacterium sp. 21KM1197 includes:
- a CDS encoding oxidoreductase, with protein MFKLFGRRKNKQGTRPPRAPGATIRPDDAEDLRQWARGRAFVEAFVEPETFVNEMSAVVVDESGDFIRRRIGGPKGIDALAKLLDCPVYDVEETGYPQRMRDRIERDRILRKREEQQQRRAHWERSEGN; from the coding sequence GTGTTCAAACTTTTTGGTCGCCGGAAGAATAAACAGGGGACGCGCCCACCCCGAGCCCCCGGTGCGACGATCCGCCCCGATGACGCCGAGGACCTACGGCAGTGGGCGCGGGGCCGGGCCTTCGTGGAGGCCTTTGTGGAGCCGGAAACCTTTGTCAATGAAATGTCCGCCGTGGTGGTGGACGAATCCGGGGACTTTATCCGCCGCCGTATTGGTGGCCCCAAGGGCATTGATGCCCTGGCGAAACTTCTGGACTGCCCCGTTTATGATGTGGAGGAAACCGGATACCCGCAGCGCATGCGGGACAGGATCGAGCGTGATCGCATCCTGCGTAAGCGCGAGGAGCAGCAACAGCGCCGCGCCCACTGGGAGCGCAGCGAGGGCAATTAA
- the asnB gene encoding asparagine synthase (glutamine-hydrolyzing) encodes MCGLLGFLSADGNAAGFVDTVTHALVCQRHRGPDDSESWSDDDIVLGFNRLSIVDLEHSHQPLRWGPQDNPERYTLTFNGEIYNYVELREELQQAGYAFHTTGDSETIVVGYHHWGEAVVEHLRGMFGFAVWDSQERTLFLARDQFGIKPLFMATTTQGTVFSSEKKSIMDMASALDLDLSLDRRAIEHYVDLQYVPEPETLHAGIQRLESGCHATITPGKKPEVKRYFRPEFRTSPVPQGQEQALFDRIARVLEDSVEKHMRADVTVGSFLSGGIDSTAIATLAKRHNPDLLTFTTGFEREGYSEVDVAAESAAAIGAKHIVKIVSPEEYANALPKIMWYLDDPVADPSLVPLYFVAAEARKHVKVVLSGEGADELFGGYTIYKEPLSLAPFEKIPSPLLKGLRHLGSVLPEGMKGKSLLERGTMSMEERYYGNARSFNFEQMQRVIPWATRDWDHREVTAPIYAQSRHMDPVARMQHLDLFTWMRGDILVKADKINMANSLELRVPFLDKEVFRVAESIPHELKIAHGTTKYALRKAMEQIVPPHVLHRKKLGFPVPMRHWLAGEELHGWAQDTIRESQTEDIFDKQAVLEMLKEHRDGISDHSRRLWTVLAFMIWHGIFVEKRIDPQIEHKDYPVDI; translated from the coding sequence ATGTGCGGGCTTCTTGGCTTCCTGTCCGCTGACGGGAACGCCGCTGGTTTTGTCGATACCGTAACCCACGCTCTCGTCTGCCAGCGTCACCGCGGCCCTGACGATTCCGAGTCATGGTCAGACGATGACATCGTCTTAGGCTTCAATCGCCTCTCCATTGTCGATCTAGAGCACTCGCACCAGCCGTTGCGCTGGGGCCCCCAGGACAACCCCGAGCGCTACACGCTGACCTTTAATGGTGAGATCTACAACTACGTGGAACTGCGCGAGGAACTCCAACAGGCTGGCTACGCCTTCCACACCACGGGCGATTCCGAGACCATCGTGGTGGGCTATCACCACTGGGGCGAGGCCGTGGTGGAGCACCTGCGCGGCATGTTCGGCTTTGCCGTGTGGGATTCCCAGGAGCGCACGCTTTTCCTGGCCAGGGATCAGTTTGGCATCAAGCCGCTCTTTATGGCCACCACCACCCAGGGAACCGTCTTTTCCTCGGAAAAGAAGTCCATCATGGACATGGCCTCCGCACTGGATCTAGACCTCAGCCTTGACCGGCGCGCCATCGAGCACTACGTGGATCTCCAGTACGTCCCGGAGCCGGAGACCCTGCACGCGGGAATCCAGCGCCTCGAATCCGGCTGCCACGCCACCATTACCCCCGGTAAGAAGCCTGAGGTCAAGCGCTATTTCCGTCCCGAGTTCCGCACCTCCCCCGTACCCCAGGGCCAGGAGCAGGCGCTCTTTGACCGGATCGCTCGCGTTCTGGAAGATAGCGTGGAAAAGCACATGCGCGCCGATGTCACGGTGGGGTCCTTCCTCTCCGGCGGCATTGATTCCACCGCCATCGCCACCCTGGCCAAGCGGCACAACCCTGACCTCCTTACCTTCACCACCGGCTTTGAACGCGAGGGGTATTCCGAGGTCGATGTGGCGGCGGAGTCTGCGGCGGCCATCGGGGCCAAGCACATCGTGAAAATCGTTTCCCCCGAGGAATACGCCAATGCCCTCCCCAAGATCATGTGGTACCTCGATGATCCGGTGGCCGATCCCTCCCTGGTGCCCCTCTACTTCGTGGCGGCCGAGGCTCGCAAGCACGTCAAGGTGGTGCTCTCCGGCGAGGGCGCCGATGAGCTTTTTGGCGGATACACCATCTACAAGGAACCCCTCTCCCTGGCTCCCTTTGAAAAGATCCCCTCCCCCCTGCTCAAGGGTCTACGCCACCTGGGTTCCGTTCTGCCCGAGGGCATGAAGGGGAAGTCTCTGCTGGAGCGCGGCACCATGAGCATGGAAGAGCGCTACTACGGCAACGCCCGCTCCTTTAACTTCGAGCAAATGCAGCGGGTGATTCCCTGGGCCACCCGGGACTGGGATCACCGGGAGGTCACGGCCCCCATCTATGCGCAGTCCCGGCACATGGACCCCGTGGCCCGCATGCAGCACCTGGACCTGTTCACCTGGATGCGCGGCGATATTTTGGTCAAGGCGGATAAAATCAACATGGCCAATTCCCTGGAATTGCGCGTGCCCTTCCTGGACAAGGAGGTGTTCCGCGTGGCGGAGTCCATCCCGCACGAACTCAAGATCGCGCACGGCACCACCAAGTATGCGCTGCGCAAGGCGATGGAGCAGATCGTTCCCCCGCACGTGCTGCACCGTAAGAAGTTGGGCTTCCCCGTTCCCATGCGGCATTGGCTGGCCGGTGAGGAACTGCACGGCTGGGCGCAGGATACGATCCGCGAATCCCAGACCGAGGACATCTTTGATAAGCAGGCCGTTCTGGAAATGCTCAAGGAACACCGCGATGGGATTTCCGATCACTCCCGGCGGTTGTGGACCGTCCTGGCCTTTATGATCTGGCACGGGATCTTTGTGGAAAAGCGCATTGATCCCCAGATCGAGCACAAGGATTATCCCGTGGACATCTAG
- a CDS encoding leucyl aminopeptidase, whose amino-acid sequence MLSGLPVRGTLASATLAKTAPDHAPVILIPAFSGEDGPEFPLTDLLTAKAARGVVASAEAVGFSGTTGEVAVLPAPAKISAQAVALLGLGEASEFDNEVLRRAMGTAARRLRAHGDVITALGNLGDGALGAAAEGYLLGSYLYPGQRSPERSTDKTGKTDKPAKGTAAHGTAPGTITFIGGGKRDKEALRHATITAEAVALARDLTNTSARDLYPASYADTLADLAAEYGVEAEIYDAYRLSAEGFGGILAVGAGSQRAPRLVRLHWKPSEEAAATSTAAPAHVALVGKGITFDTGGISLKPPANMEIMISDMGGSAAMAASIFAAARLGLPVEITAWLPLAENMPSGSATRPGDVITHYGGLTSEVINTDAEGRLVLADALARASEDRPDVILEAATLTGGQLVALGTRTAGVMGSEDLRDLVAQAGQEVGESAWSMPLLEEHSEALSSPVADVRNTHNSRNGQMLFAGAYLSRFIAEGIEWAHLDVAGPAWNEGAAYGYTPQRATGAPVRTVVRMLEHLANQED is encoded by the coding sequence ATGCTCAGCGGCCTGCCCGTTCGAGGTACTCTCGCTTCCGCCACGTTGGCTAAGACTGCCCCCGATCACGCCCCGGTGATCCTCATTCCGGCTTTCTCCGGAGAGGACGGCCCGGAGTTTCCGCTCACCGATCTCCTCACCGCCAAAGCCGCTCGCGGCGTGGTGGCCTCGGCCGAGGCCGTGGGCTTCAGCGGCACCACCGGCGAGGTTGCCGTGCTGCCCGCCCCCGCCAAGATCTCGGCGCAGGCGGTGGCGCTGCTGGGGCTCGGGGAGGCCAGCGAGTTCGATAACGAGGTCCTGCGCCGCGCCATGGGAACCGCCGCGCGCAGGCTCCGCGCACACGGCGATGTCATCACCGCCTTGGGCAACCTGGGCGACGGTGCCCTCGGAGCCGCCGCGGAGGGCTATCTTTTAGGCTCTTATCTCTATCCCGGTCAGCGCTCCCCCGAACGTTCCACTGATAAGACGGGCAAGACGGACAAGCCCGCTAAGGGCACGGCCGCTCATGGCACTGCTCCCGGCACGATCACGTTCATAGGCGGCGGCAAGCGCGATAAGGAGGCGTTGCGCCACGCAACGATCACCGCCGAGGCCGTGGCCCTGGCCCGCGACCTCACCAATACCTCCGCCCGCGATCTCTACCCGGCTTCTTATGCCGATACCCTCGCGGATCTCGCCGCCGAGTACGGGGTGGAGGCCGAGATTTATGATGCGTATCGACTCTCCGCCGAGGGTTTCGGCGGAATCCTAGCGGTGGGGGCGGGTTCTCAACGCGCGCCCCGCCTGGTGCGGCTGCACTGGAAGCCCTCCGAGGAGGCTGCGGCTACGTCTACTGCGGCCCCGGCGCACGTGGCCCTGGTGGGCAAGGGAATCACCTTTGATACCGGGGGAATCTCCCTGAAGCCCCCGGCCAACATGGAGATCATGATCTCCGATATGGGTGGCTCCGCCGCGATGGCCGCCAGCATTTTCGCCGCCGCGCGCCTGGGTCTCCCCGTGGAGATCACCGCGTGGCTGCCGCTCGCGGAAAACATGCCCTCGGGTTCCGCCACCAGGCCCGGCGATGTTATTACGCACTACGGGGGCCTCACCTCCGAGGTCATCAACACCGACGCGGAGGGCCGCCTGGTGCTTGCCGACGCCCTCGCGCGCGCCAGCGAGGATCGCCCCGACGTCATCCTAGAAGCCGCCACGCTCACCGGCGGACAGCTCGTGGCACTGGGCACCCGCACCGCGGGCGTGATGGGTTCGGAGGATCTGCGCGACCTCGTGGCCCAGGCGGGTCAAGAGGTGGGCGAATCCGCCTGGTCCATGCCGCTCCTGGAGGAGCACTCAGAGGCCCTGTCCTCCCCGGTGGCGGACGTGCGCAACACCCATAACTCCCGCAACGGCCAGATGCTTTTTGCCGGGGCATATCTCTCGCGCTTCATCGCGGAGGGAATCGAGTGGGCGCACCTCGACGTGGCCGGCCCGGCCTGGAACGAGGGAGCCGCCTACGGCTATACCCCACAGCGGGCCACCGGCGCCCCGGTGCGCACCGTCGTGCGCATGCTAGAGCACCTGGCCAACCAGGAGGATTAG
- a CDS encoding cytochrome c oxidase subunit II, producing the protein MEQRNRAGRGRTVALGGIVAAAGLALSGCDVAPPEAVDRLLRMGWPEGITPEATAMGNFWVWVWVAAWIIGLIMWGLFLTAIFRWGAKRAEKKGAGEFPRQTQYNIPVELVLTTLPIVIVMVIFFFTVQTQQKVTALDKNPEVTVDVTAFQWNWKFGYAEVDGSLMPNGQDYVGTDEESQRLADETRVNPNGDNPIHGKSKRDMSYLNYNTVETLGTTEEVPVLVLPSQTPVEFRLASGDVAHSFWIPEFLFKRDAYAHPEANQQQRAFQVEKIEKEGAFVGRCAEMCGTYHAMMNFELRVVTPDQFRDYMAFRTANPGAPNSDALKAIGEEPYATSTHPFNSDRNTSDGDNFVNNNA; encoded by the coding sequence GTGGAACAGCGAAATCGAGCAGGCCGCGGCCGGACGGTAGCCCTGGGGGGCATCGTTGCCGCTGCGGGTCTTGCCTTGTCTGGCTGTGACGTCGCTCCGCCGGAGGCCGTGGATCGGTTGCTGCGCATGGGTTGGCCCGAGGGAATCACCCCGGAGGCCACCGCCATGGGCAACTTCTGGGTCTGGGTCTGGGTTGCGGCGTGGATCATTGGCCTCATCATGTGGGGTCTGTTCCTCACCGCTATCTTCCGGTGGGGGGCAAAGCGCGCGGAAAAGAAGGGCGCTGGTGAGTTCCCCCGCCAGACGCAGTACAACATTCCCGTGGAGCTTGTGCTGACCACCCTGCCCATCGTGATCGTCATGGTGATCTTCTTCTTCACGGTGCAGACCCAGCAAAAGGTCACCGCGCTGGATAAGAACCCGGAAGTCACCGTGGACGTCACGGCCTTCCAGTGGAACTGGAAGTTCGGCTACGCCGAGGTGGATGGTTCCCTGATGCCGAATGGCCAGGACTATGTGGGTACCGATGAGGAGAGCCAGCGCCTGGCCGATGAGACTCGGGTGAACCCCAACGGGGATAACCCGATTCACGGTAAGTCCAAGCGCGACATGTCCTACCTGAACTACAACACGGTGGAGACCTTGGGCACCACCGAGGAGGTTCCGGTTTTGGTCCTGCCGAGCCAGACGCCGGTGGAGTTCCGCCTTGCTTCCGGCGACGTTGCCCACTCCTTCTGGATCCCCGAGTTCCTGTTCAAGCGCGATGCCTACGCTCACCCGGAGGCTAACCAGCAGCAGCGTGCTTTCCAGGTGGAAAAGATCGAGAAGGAAGGCGCCTTCGTGGGCCGCTGCGCGGAGATGTGCGGCACCTACCATGCGATGATGAACTTCGAGCTGCGTGTGGTCACCCCGGATCAGTTCCGCGACTACATGGCGTTCCGCACCGCTAACCCTGGTGCTCCGAACTCCGACGCACTCAAGGCCATCGGCGAGGAGCCCTACGCCACCAGCACGCACCCGTTCAACTCTGATCGCAATACCAGCGACGGCGATAACTTCGTGAACAATAACGCCTAA
- a CDS encoding branched-chain amino acid aminotransferase codes for MTSLTFDVHRNSHPTSDERRAEILANPAFGQQFTDHMVRIEWNQELGWHDAQVVPFGPIELSPASSVLHYGQAIFEGIKAYRMPDGSIATFRPERNAQRMQDSARRMAMPELPVEDFLEALRVLVEVDQQWVPEAGGEAALYLRPLMYATEATLGVHPSASYTFLLMASPSGAYFKGGVNPVSVWISEDYVRAAPGGTGSAKFAGNYAASLLAQAQASEKGCDQVVWLDAVEREYIEEMGGMNLMFVYGSEDSPEGVTLVTPELSGSFLPGVTRDSLLHVARDLGYVTEQRRISKGEWRRDAESGAMTETLACGTAAVLTPVGVVKSAEGEFTVGNNEPGSVTMKLRRRLTDIQRGVAEDTHGWVYGLVPAAAEG; via the coding sequence ATGACTTCTCTCACCTTTGACGTGCATCGCAACTCCCACCCCACCTCCGATGAGCGCCGCGCGGAGATCCTGGCTAACCCCGCTTTTGGGCAGCAGTTTACCGATCACATGGTGCGCATTGAGTGGAACCAAGAATTAGGCTGGCACGACGCACAGGTGGTGCCCTTTGGCCCCATTGAGTTATCCCCGGCCTCCTCGGTGCTGCACTACGGGCAGGCTATTTTTGAGGGAATCAAGGCCTACCGCATGCCGGACGGCTCCATCGCCACCTTCCGTCCCGAGCGCAACGCGCAGCGTATGCAGGACTCCGCGCGGCGCATGGCCATGCCGGAACTGCCGGTGGAGGATTTTCTTGAGGCGCTGCGGGTCCTCGTAGAGGTGGATCAGCAATGGGTGCCGGAGGCGGGCGGCGAGGCCGCCTTGTACCTGCGGCCCTTGATGTATGCCACGGAGGCAACCCTGGGCGTGCACCCCTCGGCCTCTTACACATTCTTGCTCATGGCCTCTCCCTCGGGGGCATACTTTAAGGGCGGGGTGAACCCGGTGAGCGTGTGGATCTCGGAGGACTACGTGCGCGCGGCCCCCGGGGGAACGGGATCCGCGAAGTTCGCGGGCAACTACGCGGCCTCCCTGCTGGCCCAGGCCCAGGCGAGCGAGAAGGGCTGCGACCAGGTGGTGTGGCTCGATGCGGTGGAGCGGGAGTACATCGAGGAAATGGGCGGCATGAACCTTATGTTTGTGTATGGTTCCGAGGATTCTCCCGAGGGCGTCACCCTGGTGACCCCGGAACTGAGCGGATCGTTCCTGCCCGGCGTAACCCGAGACTCCCTGCTGCACGTGGCCCGCGACCTGGGATACGTTACCGAGCAGCGGCGCATCTCCAAGGGGGAGTGGCGCAGGGACGCGGAATCCGGAGCGATGACGGAAACCCTGGCGTGCGGCACCGCGGCGGTGCTCACCCCGGTGGGCGTGGTGAAGTCCGCGGAGGGGGAGTTTACCGTGGGGAATAATGAGCCGGGATCGGTGACGATGAAGCTGCGCCGGAGGCTCACTGATATTCAGCGCGGGGTGGCAGAAGATACCCACGGTTGGGTGTACGGTTTGGTGCCTGCGGCAGCGGAGGGGTAG
- a CDS encoding iron-sulfur cluster assembly accessory protein codes for MTAPTSTGVTLSDAAAAKAKALLDQEGRDDLSLRIAVQPGGCAGLRYQLYFDDRTLDGDKADEFGGVRLVIDKMSVPYLMGAKIDFADTIEQQGFTIDNPNAGGSCACGDSFH; via the coding sequence ATGACTGCACCCACCAGCACCGGAGTAACGCTTTCCGACGCCGCTGCGGCCAAGGCGAAGGCGCTCTTAGATCAGGAAGGCCGCGATGATCTCTCCCTGCGCATTGCCGTGCAGCCCGGTGGCTGCGCGGGGCTGCGCTACCAGCTTTACTTTGACGACCGCACCCTGGATGGGGACAAGGCCGATGAGTTCGGTGGCGTGCGCCTGGTGATCGATAAGATGTCCGTCCCTTACCTGATGGGGGCCAAGATCGACTTCGCGGATACCATCGAGCAGCAGGGTTTTACCATCGATAACCCCAACGCCGGGGGTTCCTGCGCCTGCGGAGATTCTTTCCACTAA
- a CDS encoding DUF3043 domain-containing protein, producing the protein MKLPWQNSNDSASPEAPAEAPAPQQEESTPLPKGYTAPKGRPTPKRKDVELERGVIRGTSMAPTTPQQQRQKRKELKASMSKQEWKDYKRKEREESRRRQRAMDRGEERYLLPRDKGPERAFARDWVDSRRFLNNWVMPFALVLFASMFVTNGFPEAAGIVSLVSMAIILLFAVEGIILARRANRAVRAEFPETTQAGIGFGFYVYSRASQPRRWRSPKPRVELGATVGRINQ; encoded by the coding sequence GTGAAATTACCGTGGCAGAACAGTAACGATTCCGCCTCCCCGGAGGCCCCGGCCGAGGCTCCCGCGCCGCAGCAGGAGGAAAGCACTCCGCTTCCCAAGGGATATACCGCCCCCAAGGGTCGCCCCACGCCCAAGCGCAAGGACGTGGAGTTGGAGCGCGGGGTGATTCGCGGGACGTCGATGGCCCCCACGACCCCGCAGCAGCAGCGCCAAAAGCGCAAGGAACTCAAGGCCTCCATGTCCAAGCAGGAATGGAAGGACTACAAGCGCAAGGAGCGCGAGGAATCCCGGCGCAGGCAACGGGCAATGGATCGTGGCGAGGAGCGCTATCTGCTGCCCAGGGATAAGGGCCCCGAGCGCGCCTTTGCCCGCGATTGGGTGGATTCCCGCCGCTTCCTCAACAACTGGGTCATGCCCTTTGCCTTGGTGCTCTTCGCCTCCATGTTTGTGACCAACGGCTTCCCCGAGGCCGCGGGCATCGTGTCGCTGGTTTCCATGGCCATCATCCTTCTCTTCGCCGTGGAGGGCATTATCCTCGCCCGGCGCGCCAACCGAGCCGTGCGCGCGGAGTTCCCCGAGACCACGCAGGCCGGAATCGGCTTTGGTTTTTACGTCTACTCCCGTGCCTCTCAGCCCCGGCGCTGGCGCAGTCCCAAGCCGCGCGTGGAACTGGGGGCCACGGTGGGCCGCATAAACCAGTAA
- a CDS encoding nicotinate-nucleotide--dimethylbenzimidazole phosphoribosyltransferase has product MNLFNTVAPPTGGAEHLPTPIPVEAAGRLRDVAAFFASVQGVTADAPLRPIVEPRLVLVSGGRAEADTAGTTEITDDAASTATGPRDVAAQLLEQFHAGTGPTLAFAEATGIATELVESPSPSSFEEALSLGIRTADAHADRGVDLVLPASLGHGDEEEALALLGLLCSEEPVAVVGFHGTSDKRWSQRVSRVRDLMFSARDHRGSAADILRHLANPAMITLVGFLAQSASRRTPILLDTTVTCVAACYAQALAPGARDWMLAGQLTPQAGHLLAVRHLGLTPLFALNMPLGMGTGAASAMPLIRAATTLYAR; this is encoded by the coding sequence GTGAACTTATTCAACACCGTTGCACCCCCCACCGGCGGCGCCGAGCACCTGCCCACCCCCATCCCGGTGGAAGCCGCTGGACGGTTGCGCGATGTTGCCGCGTTCTTCGCCTCCGTGCAGGGAGTCACCGCCGACGCCCCCCTGCGTCCCATCGTGGAGCCTCGACTCGTCCTGGTCAGCGGAGGTAGAGCCGAGGCGGACACCGCAGGCACCACGGAAATCACTGACGACGCCGCGAGCACCGCCACGGGCCCACGGGACGTCGCTGCGCAATTGCTGGAACAATTCCACGCCGGTACCGGCCCCACCCTCGCTTTTGCCGAGGCCACCGGGATCGCCACGGAACTGGTGGAATCTCCTTCCCCATCCTCCTTTGAGGAGGCACTATCCCTAGGAATCCGCACCGCCGATGCTCACGCTGATCGCGGCGTGGATCTGGTTTTACCCGCCTCCCTAGGGCACGGCGACGAAGAGGAAGCGCTGGCGCTCCTGGGGCTGCTGTGCTCGGAGGAGCCCGTGGCTGTGGTGGGCTTCCACGGCACCTCGGATAAGCGCTGGAGCCAGCGCGTAAGCCGCGTCCGCGACCTCATGTTTAGCGCCCGCGATCACCGAGGTTCCGCCGCCGATATTCTGCGGCACCTCGCCAACCCCGCCATGATCACCCTCGTGGGCTTCCTGGCGCAATCCGCGTCACGGCGCACCCCGATTCTGCTCGATACCACGGTGACCTGCGTGGCCGCGTGCTACGCGCAGGCTCTCGCCCCCGGTGCAAGGGATTGGATGCTGGCCGGGCAACTAACGCCCCAGGCCGGGCACCTCCTCGCCGTGCGGCACCTTGGACTAACTCCTTTGTTCGCTCTCAACATGCCGCTGGGCATGGGCACCGGTGCTGCGAGCGCCATGCCCCTCATTCGGGCCGCCACCACGCTCTACGCGCGATAG
- the sucB gene encoding 2-oxoglutarate dehydrogenase, E2 component, dihydrolipoamide succinyltransferase: MAFSVEMPELGESVTEGTITQWLKSVGDTVEADEPLLEVSTDKVDTEVPSPTSGVLLEIKAEEDDTVDVGSVIAVIGDADEAPTEDSPAPAEPQEPEDAPAEAKEEPQTAAEEQAPDASGEATDVAMPELGESVTEGTITQWLKSVGDSVEVDEPLLEVSTDKVDTEVPSPVAGTLLEILAEEDDTVDVGATIARIGDKSAAPAKKQPEEEKAPEPAAETPAKEEPKQEEAPKEEPKAQPEEKKEEAPKPSATSGNLPYVTPLVRKLAEKHSVDLSTVKGTGVGGRIRKQDVLDAAEGTSTAPEAAGAASASEPKAPGAASTKSVDPEKAKLRGTVQKANRIRQITATKTVEALQTSAQLTQVQEVDMTKVAQLRKANKPAFAEKHGANLTYLPFFAKAVVEALVSHPNVNASYNKETKEITYHESVNLSIAVDTPAGLLTPVIHNAQDKTLPELAQAIAELADRARNNKLKPNDLVGGTFTITNIGSEGALTDTPILVPPQAGILGTGVITKRPVVVTRDGLDSIAIRQMVFLPLTYDHQLVDGADAGRFLTTVKDRLETADFEGDLLL; the protein is encoded by the coding sequence ATGGCGTTCTCAGTAGAGATGCCCGAACTGGGCGAGTCCGTCACCGAAGGAACCATCACCCAGTGGCTCAAGTCCGTCGGAGACACCGTTGAAGCCGACGAGCCCTTGCTGGAGGTCTCTACCGACAAGGTGGACACCGAGGTCCCCTCCCCGACCTCCGGCGTTCTCCTCGAAATCAAGGCCGAGGAGGATGACACCGTGGACGTGGGTTCCGTCATCGCCGTGATCGGTGACGCCGATGAGGCCCCCACCGAGGATTCTCCGGCCCCCGCCGAGCCCCAGGAACCCGAGGACGCTCCCGCCGAGGCCAAGGAGGAGCCCCAGACCGCCGCCGAGGAGCAGGCCCCCGATGCCTCCGGCGAGGCTACCGACGTCGCCATGCCCGAGCTTGGCGAGTCCGTCACCGAGGGCACCATCACCCAGTGGCTCAAGTCCGTAGGCGATAGCGTTGAGGTGGACGAGCCCCTGCTGGAGGTTTCTACCGACAAGGTGGACACCGAGGTGCCCTCCCCGGTGGCCGGAACCCTGCTGGAAATCCTCGCGGAGGAGGATGACACGGTAGACGTGGGTGCCACCATCGCCCGCATTGGCGATAAGAGCGCCGCTCCCGCAAAGAAGCAACCGGAGGAGGAGAAGGCGCCCGAACCCGCCGCGGAGACCCCCGCCAAGGAGGAGCCGAAGCAGGAGGAGGCTCCGAAGGAAGAGCCGAAGGCCCAGCCTGAGGAAAAGAAGGAAGAGGCCCCCAAGCCCTCCGCAACCTCGGGCAACCTCCCCTACGTCACCCCCCTGGTGCGCAAGTTGGCGGAGAAGCACTCCGTGGACCTCAGCACCGTGAAGGGCACCGGCGTGGGCGGCCGCATCCGTAAGCAGGACGTCCTCGACGCCGCCGAGGGCACCTCCACCGCCCCCGAGGCTGCTGGGGCGGCGTCGGCAAGCGAGCCGAAGGCCCCGGGCGCGGCCTCCACCAAGTCCGTGGACCCGGAGAAGGCCAAGCTGCGTGGCACGGTGCAGAAGGCCAACCGCATCCGCCAGATCACCGCAACCAAGACGGTGGAGGCCTTGCAGACTTCCGCGCAGCTCACCCAGGTACAGGAGGTGGACATGACCAAGGTCGCGCAACTGCGCAAGGCCAATAAGCCCGCCTTTGCGGAGAAGCACGGCGCGAACCTCACCTACCTGCCGTTCTTCGCCAAGGCCGTGGTGGAGGCCCTGGTCTCCCACCCGAACGTGAACGCCTCCTACAACAAGGAGACCAAGGAGATCACCTACCACGAGAGCGTGAACCTCTCCATCGCCGTGGATACCCCGGCTGGTCTGCTTACCCCGGTGATCCACAACGCGCAGGATAAGACCCTGCCGGAGCTGGCTCAGGCGATCGCGGAGTTGGCCGATCGTGCCCGCAATAACAAGCTCAAGCCGAATGATCTGGTGGGCGGCACGTTCACCATCACGAACATCGGCTCCGAGGGCGCACTGACCGATACCCCGATTTTGGTTCCGCCGCAGGCCGGTATTTTGGGCACCGGCGTGATTACCAAGCGCCCCGTGGTGGTCACCCGTGATGGCCTGGATTCCATCGCTATCCGCCAGATGGTATTCCTGCCGCTGACCTACGATCACCAGTTGGTGGACGGCGCGGACGCCGGGCGCTTCCTCACCACCGTGAAGGATCGTCTGGAGACCGCCGACTTCGAGGGTGATCTGCTTCTCTAA